ATCAGTTGCGCAGATATGTGGAGGAGGAGATCCTGCTCCAGGGGGAGCGGTTTCGGGTGACCGAGGTCCCGCTCAAGGGGACCAGCCAACGGTATGTTTCAATGGACGCCGTTGATCCTGTATCCGACGTCCTGGTCAATTATTCCCTGGCCGACAGGATCGCCTGTTATCAGGAGAATGATCTGTGGAAGGCTGCGGCGGAAACCGTGCCCGATGCCTTGAGACAACGTCTTCAGGCCTGTTTTCCCGACTTCGGCGTGGATGGCGAACACTCCCGAAAGGGGGACAGGGCGGTTGAAAAAATCATTGCCAGGCATTTGAGAATGTTCCTGGAGGATCCGGTGTCTCAGTGCCTCAAAAGGCATCTGGGCATAACCGAGGAAGAGGCGTCCCTTCGGGAGACGGCCTTGAAGGAGGATGAACCCTTTTATTCTGAATTCCCTCTGGCGTATCATCTCAGAATGGCCCCTCTCAGGCTCTGGCTGGACAGGTTCGCCGCCTCAGGGGTCCCAATGACGGATCTCCACCCCCTGGACGAACTCTGCGACCGGGTGTATGAAGACCTGCGCAGAAGGAGCGCGACCCCGGAGGGGGCCTTTGCCCGACTGGACAGGAAGGCCCTCAAAGAGGACGTTTTTATGAGGGCCGGTCCCCTGAGCCGGCTTATGGCAGAGATGGCATCAGCGGAAGAACCATACCGGGCCTTCTTTGTGGGTGAAGGGACCGGCGAAAGCATCTCTTTGGACAACCGGCTCCCTGTGGAGCGATTTGAGCCGTTGCGTCTCATGGTCGATGTTGCGGATGATCCGGTGAAGACCCTGCAGACCGCGGTGGAGGTCCACGGACAACTCCCCTGGGTCTGGAAAGACCCGGAAGCAAAGTGGCATGCCCTGGTGCTGACCGGTTCCGGAAGGAAACCTGGCGCCGTGCCGGACAGATACATCCTGGAGCCGCTCCTCTCCTGGCTCTGTTGTCTGTCCACCCAAAGCGGCCGCCGGAAGCTGGGGGGTGCGGACATTACCTTTCACGTGGCTTACAGGGAAACCCTGAAGGCCTGGACCTATTGCCTGGCGCCGGATGCTGCCGGGGCCTATCTGACCCTTCTGGCGTCAGCGTATCTGGACCGGAAAAGGCCGGCGTGGCTCCCGTTTGAGGCGATCACCTCCCAGACCGTCAAACCCCATCTGATGGCGGACCATGAGATGGAAGCGGGGGACCGGGAGACATTTTATGCCCAGCTCCGGGAGGCGTATTCCGAAGAAACGGCCTTTCTGGTGCGGCTCGCCGATCCCTGCATCCCCGAGGATGCCCTTGACAGGGCCAGGGAACGGTTCAGGATCTTTTTTCAACACGAGGTCCGGAAACAGCCATGACCTACCAGCCCGTCCATGACATTCACCGGATCCATCTGGGGCGGCACGGGCTTATCGAGGCCTCTGCCGGGACCGGCAAGACCTACACCATCGAGAATCTGGTGGTACGGCTCCTGAGGGAACAGGAGGATGTGGCGCTGGAAAACATCCTCATGGTCACATTTACGGAAAAGGCGGCCTCTGAACTGAAAGTCCGCATACGGAGAAAGCTTGAAGAAATCCTGAGCGATCCGGATCTCGACCCGGCCGCGCACAAGAAGCTTCGACTTTGCGTAGACGAATTCGACAGGGCCGCCATCCATACCATTCACGGATTCTGCCAGGGCCTCCTCAGGGACTTTGCCTTTGAGAACAGCACCCCCTTTCAGAGCGAGGTGATCCAGGACGGCCCTCTTTATGAGACGCTTCTCAAAGAACAGATGCGAAAAGACTGGCCTGAAATCTATGGGGAGGAGCTGGAGGAATTACTTGAGCTGTCCCGGTTCCATGAAAAGAAGGATGATTTTCTAAAGACCGTCACCACCCTGGCAAAGATGCTGAACCAACAGGCGGGAGACAAACTCCTTCCCGATTTGGGGGGAAGGGATTTCAAGCGGATCAAAGAGGAGATCGCCTCGGCCTGGATGTACGTGAGATCCCTGATCGCGCCGGGGTTTTCCGATAGATATGGACAATTGAATTTCAATGCCGCTGCAAAAAAGAACATTCTCGGTAAGATCGTTGTCCCCATTGAAACGCATTTTTGCGGGGGAAAGGAAGGGGTCTTCGATTGTTGTTCTTTTTCCGCGGTAATGGTGCAGATACAGGAGGCCGGCTCCAGCGGAAGAAAAGGCCTGGACTGCCTCATCCCTGAAAAATGGAACAAAGGGGGGGCCAACCTCCATGTGTGTGCTGAGCTCATCCCTGTGAGAGAGGGGCTGGAAGCGCTGAGTCAACGGTTAAGAGACCTTCGCTTTTGCCTGGCAGTGGAGAGTGTTCATCGACTTCAGGCCGACCTCGCCCTGACAAAGGAGGCCCACGGCTGGATCAGCTATTCCGATATGCTGCGTCTTGTGGAAACGGCCCTGTATGACCAAGCCGCGGCCGATCTGCTGACCCGGCTCCGGGACCGGTTCAAGGTGGCCTTTATCGATGAATTCCAGGACACGGATCCTGTTCAGTGGCGGATATTCAAGAGAATCTTCATCGACAGCCCGGTTGCCTCCGGAAACCGGCTCTTTGTGATCGGCGACCCCAAGCAGGCCATCTATGCCTTTCGCGGCGCCGACGTTTATGCCTATCTGTGTGCAAAAATAGAGATGGAAGGACTTGCAGGGAAGGGGAGGGGAGGGGCCTATTCCCTCGCCGTCAACTGGCGCTCCCAGCCCGGATTGATCACGGCATTCAACAGGCTGTTCTGCCGGGACGCATGGTTCATGCCCCAGTCCGCGGCCGGCCCGTTTGATATCGGATATCAGGAGACAAGGTCCCCGGACCCGGCAGACGCCTGCGCAGAGATGGTCGCGGATCCCTCCGGCCGTCCCGTCCTGACCATCGTCGATCTCAGTCTTTCACCGTCTCCAAAGCCGGCCAAGCTTCGACTTGCACGATTCGTGGCAAGGGAGATTCAGCATCTCGCGGGATCTGATATCCGGATCAGGGAAAGGGGCCAGGGGGAGCGGCCCATCGGTTTCGGGGATATGGCCATCCTGGTGCGGGGAAGATCGGATGTGCCTTTTCTGGAAGATGAGCTGAAAAGAAGAAATATCCTTTACGCCTTTTATAAAAAACCCGGGCTCTTTGCCTCTGATGAGGCGGTGTATACCCGGCTGATCTTCCATGCCATTCTGGATCCCGGAGACGGTTCGGCCGTTAAAAAGGGATTGTTGACCCCGTTTTTCGAACGGCAGGTACAGGATCTCTATGCCTATGAGGAGATCCCGCCCACTCACCCGATCAAACAGATCCTCTTCAGGTGGAACGGATACGCCGTGACGCGCAGATGGGGGTATCTGTTCCAGTCCCTCATGGAAGATTCGGGTCTCCTGGCCCGTGGTGCAGGCAAGGCCGGGTGGGACCGGAAATATACCAATTACCGGCAGATCTTCGAATACCTGAAAGAGACGGCCTATCGGAAGAACCTCGATTTCAGGGGATTGTCCGCCCTCCTGGACCTCCATCGAAATGCCTCCTGGGACGCGGATGAAGGGGTGGATATCCACCAGATAGAGACCGAGTCAGGCAAGGTCCAGATCATGACCATGCATGTGAGCAAGGGGCTTCAGTTTCCCGTGGTCTTTGTGGCCGGCGGGTTGACCCAGCCGCCCGCTCACCAGGAAGCATATCATACCTATCACCGTATGGAGGACCGCGACCCCTCTCCCAAGATCACGCGGATCATGGACCTGGGAAAATCCGGGGCCGCCGGAAAATACGAGGCTGAAAAGGC
This DNA window, taken from Deltaproteobacteria bacterium, encodes the following:
- a CDS encoding UvrD-helicase domain-containing protein, giving the protein MTYQPVHDIHRIHLGRHGLIEASAGTGKTYTIENLVVRLLREQEDVALENILMVTFTEKAASELKVRIRRKLEEILSDPDLDPAAHKKLRLCVDEFDRAAIHTIHGFCQGLLRDFAFENSTPFQSEVIQDGPLYETLLKEQMRKDWPEIYGEELEELLELSRFHEKKDDFLKTVTTLAKMLNQQAGDKLLPDLGGRDFKRIKEEIASAWMYVRSLIAPGFSDRYGQLNFNAAAKKNILGKIVVPIETHFCGGKEGVFDCCSFSAVMVQIQEAGSSGRKGLDCLIPEKWNKGGANLHVCAELIPVREGLEALSQRLRDLRFCLAVESVHRLQADLALTKEAHGWISYSDMLRLVETALYDQAAADLLTRLRDRFKVAFIDEFQDTDPVQWRIFKRIFIDSPVASGNRLFVIGDPKQAIYAFRGADVYAYLCAKIEMEGLAGKGRGGAYSLAVNWRSQPGLITAFNRLFCRDAWFMPQSAAGPFDIGYQETRSPDPADACAEMVADPSGRPVLTIVDLSLSPSPKPAKLRLARFVAREIQHLAGSDIRIRERGQGERPIGFGDMAILVRGRSDVPFLEDELKRRNILYAFYKKPGLFASDEAVYTRLIFHAILDPGDGSAVKKGLLTPFFERQVQDLYAYEEIPPTHPIKQILFRWNGYAVTRRWGYLFQSLMEDSGLLARGAGKAGWDRKYTNYRQIFEYLKETAYRKNLDFRGLSALLDLHRNASWDADEGVDIHQIETESGKVQIMTMHVSKGLQFPVVFVAGGLTQPPAHQEAYHTYHRMEDRDPSPKITRIMDLGKSGAAGKYEAEKADEDKRLYYVAATRAQFKLYLPFYTYKNSASWLGPVCTLLSPALTAAFPRDAGDKDVLWLTAEHSAAGVTIADRIDIAGQKETAPVAVGFEDLVIPESYAQRRTRVDSFSRLHQEKGMADRIPAGEAAFHPDQSGKEDDEPLGAPDMGPLSETDRSNEIPGGTDVGLMFHGILEQMDYGVALRSGDGHTDPAGCLMEDPGTREIISRQMAAYRVDGRWEEAVCRILWNTLTTPIPLFCDGFTLARLKTEDRLHEAAFYYAYPLLPDRPGPVTGSKGPDRLIRGFVDLIFRKDGRYYVADWKSNYLETGYGQESMARSMAESDYHLQCRLYAIAALRWLRQTLEDRFIPEAHWGGVFYFYLRGMGGAGGEGIYHIPADQLGPLERLEKETHGMLHAG